In Candidatus Krumholzibacteriia bacterium, the genomic window ACTACCAGAACCTGCTCATCGTGAGCGGCGACGCCAGGTGGTGGCGCTTCTCGTTCATGGGGGAGGCGTACTTCACCCACTTCGACACCCCGGTGCGCGAGAGCGGCCTGTCGAGCGAGTCGTACTACCTGCAGGCGGTGTACTCGGTCTACGCGGGCGTCGACCTGGCCGCGCGCTACGACCGGCTGACCTTCGAGAACGTCGCCAGCAGCACCGGCGAGATGATGTCGTGGGACGAGAACATCGAGCGCTGGGAAGGCGGCGTCGGTTACCACGTGACGCGCGAACTCTTCGTAAAGGGGATCATGCAGGCCACGCGGGGCGATGAGGACTGGGAAGTGATTCCCGCGTTCCAGGCGTCGTTCAGCTTCTAGGGGTGGCGCGAGAGGTGAGCGTCGTAGTATAATGGTGTTAGCCGCGTCGGCGCGGGGCCGGCCGACAATGAGCGCCGGTCAAGTAAGGGCGCCCAGTCACCGCCATATTGCGCGGTGTCTTCCGCGCCCGGCGCGGCCAACCTCGAGAAAAGGGATGCACTCCGTGCATCCCTTTTCTTTTCTCCCTGTCGGCGGCACGGTTCGAAGAACTCAGGAGCCCGCGTCCGTGGCCTCGACCCCCTGCCGCCGCGAGCGCGCCAGCAGGCCATACCACCAGGCCTTGATTGCCTCGCCCATCACGTAGTAGGCCGGCAGCACCAGCAGGGTGAGGAAGGTGGAGCTGATGAGCCCGCCCATCACCGCGCGCGCCAGCGGGTAGTACTGCGCGTCGCCGATGTGGGTGCGCCCCAGCGCCATGGGCAGGAGCCCCAGCACCGTGGTCATGGCGGTCATGGTGATGGGACGCAGCCGCTCGCGCCCGCCCTCCATGATGGCATCGTCGATGGACAGGCCTTTCTTGCGCAGGTTGTTCACGTGGTCGATGAGCACGATGCCGTTGTTGACCACCACCCCGATCAGAATCACCACGCCGATCATGGCCATCAGCCCGAAGGGCGTCTGCGTGGCCACCAGCATCCAGATCACACCCACCGCGGCCAGCGGCAGACAGGTCATGATGACCAGCGGGTGCAGGTAGCTCTCGAACAGTGCCGCCATCACCAGGTACACGCACAGAATGGCGAGCAGCGCGTTGATCAGCATCTGCTGCGCCTGCGCGTTCTTCTCCTGGATGCGGCGGTTGAACGACCACGCGTAGCCGGGCGGCAGGGTCATGGTGCTCATGACGCCCTCCACCTCCTTCAAGACCGACTTGAAGTCCTCGCCCTCGTAGAGCCCGCGCACCGACACGATGGTGCGCTGGTTGTCGCGCTCGATCTGGGTGGGGCCGCGTGCCTCCTCCAGGCGCGCCACCGAGCCCAGCGTGATCTCCTTGTCGTCGGTCATGCCCACCAGCAGGTTCTCCAGGTTGTAGAGGCCCACCTGGTCGTCCGGGTCGAGGCTGATGCTCATGGGCACCTCGCGGTCCGCGCCGCGGAAGCGGTCCAGCTCGATGCCGCGGAAGGTGAGTCCCATCACCTGCGCCACGTCGTTGGCGGTGAGGTCGTAGCGCGACACCAGGTCCGAATCCAGCGCGATCTTGATCTCCTCGCGGCCCATCTCGACGCTGGTCTTCAAGTCCGTGAGATCCTCGATGTAACCGAAGCGGCGCTTGACCTCGTTGGCCAGGTCCTCCAGCACCAGCTTGTCGTCGCCAAAGAGATTCACCGACATGAGCTGCGCGCCGCCCGAGTCCTTGCCGCTGTCGTCACCCATCTGCAGCTTGAGGCCGGGGATCTCGGGGATGACGCGGCGCAGGTGCTTGCGCTTCTCCTTGAGCTGCTCGCGCCCCAGGTACCGGTCCTGGAAATATACCGTGGTGGCGGCGGCGTTGTCGGCGTAGTAGCTGTACACCGTCTCCACCTCCAGCGAATCGCGCTGGCCCTCGATGGCGGCTTCCACCCGGCGCACGATCTCGTTGGTCTCGCGGTAGGAGAGGTTGTCGGAGAACTCGTACTCCATGTAGATGCGCTCGATGAGCATGGAGTCGTCGTTCTGGAAGCCCTTCAGCTTGAACACCTTGGTGCCGGCCACGGTGATCAGGAGGACGCCGGTCACGATGCCCAGCGTCCAGCGCGGGTGCTTGAGCGTGGTCCAGCGCAGCGCGCCCAGGTAGGAGCGCTCCACGCGCGCAAACAGGCGCGATTCCTTGACCTCCCTGGGCTTCTTCAGGCGCGAGGAGAGGAACGGAATGAAGGTGAGCGAGATGAGCAGCGAGAAGCCGATGGCCACCGAGATGGTGATCCCCACCGAGGAGAGCCACACGAAAATCTCGTCGTTCTGGCCGCCGAATACGATGGGCGCAAACACGATCACGGTGGTCAGGGTGGACGCGGTGACGGCGGTGGCCACCTCGTCGGCGCCCACCACGGCGGCGCGCCGCGAGTCCTCCCCCTTGTTCTGGTGCCGGTAGATGGACTCCAGCACCACGATGGCGTTGTCCACCAGCATGCCCACCCCCAGCATCAGCCCCATCATGGTGAGCATGTTGAGCGAGTGGCCGGCGAAGTACAGGAAGGCCAGCGTACAGACGAGCGAGAACGGTATGCTCACCGCGATGATCAGCGTGGTGGTCAGG contains:
- a CDS encoding efflux RND transporter permease subunit; this translates as MRLHELSVRKPVLVMIGLVSLLSLGGIAAVKLPVEFLPHVEFPFIGVFIPYPNSHPEYIERHIVKPVEEVFATLGDVRRIQSQTQSEGAFVGVEFQWGRDVGVLRMEVKEKLDQIKGDLPPDIELMQVFTFDTNDIPILEGRISAVGRDLSGSYDLIERSIINPLKRIEGVGNVNIHGVEPKEIAIYLLLDKIKAHRVDVQNVFRLLQSANATASGGEVTADGIRYSVRSIGSFSEIADVENLVVSPEGLRLKDIADIYYGEPSLTFGRRLDGEQAVAFWIQKASNANTVDVARRVQKAMDKMNSDPALEGINVLLFFDQSKEILNGIRGLRDAGIIGGMLAVAILYFFLRRLTTTLIIAVSIPFSLVCTLAFLYFAGHSLNMLTMMGLMLGVGMLVDNAIVVLESIYRHQNKGEDSRRAAVVGADEVATAVTASTLTTVIVFAPIVFGGQNDEIFVWLSSVGITISVAIGFSLLISLTFIPFLSSRLKKPREVKESRLFARVERSYLGALRWTTLKHPRWTLGIVTGVLLITVAGTKVFKLKGFQNDDSMLIERIYMEYEFSDNLSYRETNEIVRRVEAAIEGQRDSLEVETVYSYYADNAAATTVYFQDRYLGREQLKEKRKHLRRVIPEIPGLKLQMGDDSGKDSGGAQLMSVNLFGDDKLVLEDLANEVKRRFGYIEDLTDLKTSVEMGREEIKIALDSDLVSRYDLTANDVAQVMGLTFRGIELDRFRGADREVPMSISLDPDDQVGLYNLENLLVGMTDDKEITLGSVARLEEARGPTQIERDNQRTIVSVRGLYEGEDFKSVLKEVEGVMSTMTLPPGYAWSFNRRIQEKNAQAQQMLINALLAILCVYLVMAALFESYLHPLVIMTCLPLAAVGVIWMLVATQTPFGLMAMIGVVILIGVVVNNGIVLIDHVNNLRKKGLSIDDAIMEGGRERLRPITMTAMTTVLGLLPMALGRTHIGDAQYYPLARAVMGGLISSTFLTLLVLPAYYVMGEAIKAWWYGLLARSRRQGVEATDAGS